aaatgtataaaataaattgagGTGTCTGGATGGAAAAAAACACAAGAGCTTTGCCTTCGTGTCTATAGATCTCTTGATATATTGTTGGTCTTGCACTAGAGGTATCAAATAAAGATATCTAGCTTGAAACAAGATTTGATATGCTGCAAGGTTAAGCCATAGTTTGATGATGGGTCATGACAGATTTTCTAAATCTTATTCTTAAATATTGGCTCTAACAAAAGCTGATATAACAAAGTGCAAGCGTTTATCATCAGACAGCAAGAGGGAAGCTTCAGTGAATGAATGCAACTTACCTCCAAGTCCTCTGAAAGgaggtgaaaaaataaatactgtgtttTATCAGTATTCCCCCAAAGCATTACCTAAGCATGCAGGAGGATGCTGTGAGCAGCTACAATAGTAAGATCCAATCCAGAGGTAGGTTCAAGGCCAAAAGTAGAGGAACGGTTGAAGAAGTCCTCCTGGGGCCAGTACCATTTCACAGAATGCGCGTTTGTGCTGGGGAATGAGTCTATGGCCTATTTTTTCTGATTCGAAAGAACATTCCCAACTTCAACCTTGCTGAAAAAGAGGCATTTTTGCACCTGCTATTAAGAACAGCTAGAACACAGGATAAGGCTGGCATAAAATTATTTAGCAAGCACATGCTAGCTATTCCAGTTTGAAATCTACCAAACTGtaaaatcaaaaaaattaaaaagttgaagACGGAGCTGTTGTTTCTCAAAGATGAAGAAACCATCTTACAAAAAGAGGGATTAGGCACTCACTTAACTCTATACGGAGAACATCCTTCCTTCTCAAGCTAGATGGAAGATGAGGAAGAGCATTGCTACAGGCTGACCAGGCCATTTGGAGACCGAGGGGAGAGGAAACAAGGCATTCAGAAAGAAAGCTAGTAGAAGAAGTTCTTCTGGGTCTAACTAGgtaagtgaatctaaggcaactgcaCCAAAGATATGCTACCCATCAAGCCAGCCTGTAGCTGGTGGCAAAATATCTCAAGACATTTtaagcccagaaaaatatatgagaaatatgTTAACcaagcaaattaaaaccaaaacctCCAAGGGTAAAATCTTCTCAGATTTGAAATCCAAGACCCTCACTTTTTATTAATTCTGTGCatcattagaaaaaataaaaagtaacaaatgtaaagatttgttttatttctactgGGGTAAGGAGGAggataaataaaactgttttccaaTTTGCTCTCCACTGTatacacacatatccacacacacacatacacacatacacacaactaaAATAccccaacaaaaaacaaaaaaaccatgaATCAAAAACCAAAAGACCCTCAAACTGCACCAACACTTCATATTTTGACCAAAGAATAGATCCTGGGAGGAAGtgcaaaatgcaaaattaaatgaCCAAAAATTGCTGAATAAACAGCattattaatatacaaaatatttatattactgAACTAGTAACAGTTGATGTTCTCCGTGTCTGTAAAACTTTGGAACCACATAGCTGATTTGTTAAATCTAGTCCATGCCAGCTtccaaaaatcagaaaagatCTTAGTTAGCTTCATTCTTTGATGCCTCATCAAAATTTTCTAcgagatctgaaaaaaaaaaaagttaatgagttaaatatacaaaaaaaagtaaatgcaatCCCTATCTTCTGGCTCAACAAATACTGCTACCAGAATTAGCCTGAAAAGACACAGGACAAGAGGCGGAAACGAATTGGGGGCATTTCACTGATAATGGTTCAATTTCTGCTTAAAATAGAAACCTTAAGGAAATGTTAGTCCTTTTTTGCCTAAGCAAACTACTAAGGTGAACAGCGTTTTCATATGCCAATCATAATTTCTACAGAAATGCTATAACGTAAATTTATAATTACAGTGATTCCAATTTAATAAAGGTATATTCTAACTCAGTAAATGCAGCAGAGCTTTGTGTGACGATTTCTGATTCCACATTTTAAACGGGAGGATTTTTTCTTTAGACTGAATGCACATCATTATGAATCCATTTAAATTCACAAGCTCACCATcaacaaaaaactgaaatatcATCACagtgaattaaatgagataaacagGATGCTAAAAGTCTTAAAACTAAAGAAAGGTCACTTACCTGGAACATCATCCTCCTCCTCATCAATGTCTTCTGGTTTTGGGGTTTTGCTATCCAGCACTAcaaaaagtttactttaaaattagTCACTGAGAACAAAGACCTTTATGGAACACTtacaatgtttatcttttttgcCTGTCTACATAGTTTATAGAAACAAATCTTACATAGCTGTTCAGGAGAAGCTAAATATTGTCTAATCTAAATgccatattttctatttaatacaaaaattaatagaagTTTTGCTTCTTTAGATATACACTCAATATGGTTGGCAATCTCAATGTGTAGTGAAGGTACAACATGCAAAATGGAATAATTTAGGCgagtttaaataaaaacattatagttaaatttcttttccaaattccatattcttcaaataaaaaattcaacattcaagatttttttctatcTCATTTGGCATAAAAGTATCGAGCTTTGTAGAATGAACACTGAAATAAAAGGCTCTGATTTTCAAGAATGACAAGACAAATTTGAAACCAGGACTATCATGGACATTCAGAACTTACAGTTGCTGCATTTGTAGTATAATCaacaatattaaatgaaaatacagttCTGTGTGATATCACTATCTTCTTGTTATTAGTCAGAAGTAAATACCAAAtcaactatttataaaatagccTGCAGATCCTGGTACTTTCCTCTTAGGTAATTACCTCCCAACTCTCTATATTACTACTAAATGTATCCGAAGAGTCTATAGACTGCACTCCATTAATCATTAAAGGAACAAACTCAAAAATTTATGAAGCATACAAGTAacattataaaagtaaaatttatgaaCAGGCAAATCCTTTCAGCATGACATAGATACCTTTAAATCATTAGGTTCTTTAAGTAAGATGAGAAGGGAAAAAGGCACTACACTGAAATCTCACCTTGCCGAGGGAACTGTTCAGCTAACTTCCTAAGACTTGTTAAGCTGTCAGCACCAAGCTGACTTAATATTCCAGGAAGCATTTCTGTGATTGGTTTGGCTTCTGCATGGCCGGTAATTGCAAAGGTGTTGGCAGAAAGGGAAGCTTGGACTTTGGGATTGTTGAAATGAATAACTGTCCCATCATCTTTAATCATGTTCACCTGTATgatcacagaaaaaaatgtatttcacatATTTGGTACAACTCAAAAACAtctgtttaaaaaacaattaaaaacaattcttGTTTTTTACCTGGTAGGTGGTTTTGCAATCCCGATGTAATAATTATCTAAGCAGTGAATTTGGGTGGAAAAACACCCTAGCAACAAAGTAAAATGGTGTTTATGGCACAAATTACTAGAATGGTAAAGAAATAATCGCTTTATTATAGAATCTAGATtctattattttgttgttattggaCGTGCCACATgacttgcaagatcttagttccctgcctagggaatgaacctgggtccaAAACAGTGAAAATGCCATGTCCTagctgctggactgccagggaatccctaGAATCTAGATTTTAAATTCAAAGATTTCTACTATGAGAAGGAAGATCATgcccacattttttaaaaaaggtagttATCAGCCAAGAATTGGCTTCTTAATGAAATTACCCGTTACTCAATTTACACTATCAAACTAAATCCATACAGATACTACTGTATCTGTACAATAGTTAGCATCTTACTTATGGAACAGGTGGTAAGGAGATAATAGTGTATTGTAAAAATAACCACTGAAAACCCATAAAGAACACTCAGAAATTTAATCAATCAGGGTTTTACTCTTGAATACCTAGTAAATTTACAAAAGTTTCAACTTGTTTTCCTCATGTCATTCTTTGTAGGAGATTTTGTCAGTTCCTCTAATCCTTTTAAGTAAAGCTTCTCAACAACCTTCAATAACCCTTGTAAATGACAAGAAGTTCTCCCACTTAGTTGTCTAGCCATCTGAACATTTATCAGTTGCtaggaaacccttaaaatcaTCTCCATATTCTTTCAATAGCTTTCTTCAATATGAACCGCTTCAGATTTAATCTCATCCATTGCTTGGGACTCACTGAAAAGGAAGGTTGAATGTGTGTGCACtatgtaaaatgttatttttctctctcacttttgcTGTGTTTTAGTAGAGCCCTATGTATTAtatttgcatgtaagttaaatgtgTAAATAATGTGATTACACTATGCAGTTGACTTCACTGGGTAAGTTACCTTGGTGGTAACATGCTTATTAAACAAAAAGATTAGGAGAGTTAATTCTTGGCTACTTTAGAAGCATTTCATGGTCCATCCAAAAACTGCCCTTGTCACAATCAAGCAGAGATGCTGAGTGTTCTCCATGGTCAGTGGAAGTGGGCTTTTCTTCCTCAGAGGTGATCACCACCACTGACACACAGCAccagaaaggaaggggaagaaaggggCTTCTAAATTTCAGGCAAGACCTggaacacagagaaaataaaggCAAGTCCCCTAGAAAACTGTAACTAAATCCCACAAATACTATACAGAGTAAGCATTCAATCCAACTGAACAAAAATCATgagttaaaattaatttatgttaactttagaaaaaaataaactatgtacTTCTGAAGATAATTATTGTGTAGGTAGAAAAGTTCAATGAAAAAGTAGCTTAAAGTATGAGAGGAATGGCGTGAGCAGGCAGCAGTGGCAAAGTAGATGTGAAATGGGATGCTTTTCTGGATCTGTCCCAGAATCACATAATTTtagtatgggaaaagaataaagatatgGTAGGACTATGTTTTTCCAAATCAAGACCCATCACTTAACTTAATAAATGACTTCTATAACACTACCAGGGGTGAAAAGTGTCTCAACATTGGAATatgagatatattttatttacaaacatTACAGTCACAAGAGATTTAAAATCAGGACTGCTCAAGAAAAGTCAGGCCATATATTTGTTGAACTTAGAGGTCTCCTAGTTCAAATCTcttgttaaagaaataaatactaaTGATAAGAGTTCTTGGTTAAGCAATACTGTTGTTCAGTAAGCAATATACCCAAGGATAAATAACCGATTATGTGCAAACTCAGAACTTAAACCTAGGTTTCCCAACTTtatatttagtttcttttctatgaTGTCATTCACATTCTTAAACACCTATTTGTCTATAAAAATTCAATTGTATGGCACCATAAAAGCTTGTCAGAGAATTATTCATCTCAGAGTACAGGTTAAGTAACAGCagatatatgaataatatatgcCATATCTATTCCATGTCAGAttgtaaaatagaaatttattaatGGTTGTTTTAAATGAGGTTGTGTAAAAGATGTAACTTCATGAATAGAAAGGTCCAGAAACAGGTGGAGAATTTAATTTTAGAGTAGATAGAATGAAATACTAGAGGTTATAAAGGCCAGAATCTTTTATTTCAGTCTAACATTCCTTCCCCTCTACTGAGCAAATAACATGGTTATATAAGGCTCCTAGATACAGGCTATTAGAACTATCAAAGGATTAATTATTGAGCAAGTAAGATGAACAAGACACTTCCCAACTCTTTTAGAGGCAAAAGGAAGGATAAGGAATTTGTTGAATTAACAAAGCAAACTGTATGCATTTCATATGAAGACCTCACTTTCTCCAGTGATTTTACTGCTGTTTGGTCTACGTTAAATCATACAACCTATATATAGTATAAGGACAAGGAACTGACTGTTAAACTAGATACCATACCAGCTCTCAGGTCCCTTTTTCAATCAATCAAGTATCCCCTTTATGTCACAGTGCTTTTTCCACTTAACAGGTAGCTGAGGTAAAGAATGCTACTTGAATTAGAGAggaagaggcttttttttttttttttttttaccccagtTCAGAACTCCAGATGCCcttgctcttatttttcactcGAATAATACTGACATGTTTTGAAGTTACCAGAAACTACTACGTCCTCCCATGTATAGTGTATTTACATATGCTGTTTTCACTGTTTAGAAGAACATTTTCCTGCTTCTCCACATTGCAAGTTCCCATTTATCCAAGACATGGGTCAGGTGCTTCTTTCTATGTGAAAACTTAAGGTGGTTTATGTACCTTCTGACTTCATGAAAACTGATACTATACAAAATTATCTTGTAGTATAATTGTGTTTGTAATCTTTGACCTTACTACAAGAGGAATTCCTTGAGATTAGAGGTCACTGTCTTATGAGACACAGCATTCCCTCAAGTGACATAACAGTCACTCaaatttgctgaatgaatcaACACCTCTTATACAGCTTATTCTGAAATCATGGATGCTATCAGACCTCAATACCTCAAATGGTAGATGAGGGGTCATGTTAAGGTTTAGAAATAGCAACAATAGTTCCTCCAATGGAGATTCCCAGAACCTCTGGGGCTATTTTTAGGCCtgtcttttcctactgttctgcCCTTTCTGAGTGAGCCCAAATGCTCTACAGAATCCAGGCAACTGCTGGGTGGCCCAATTATACTATCAAAACCTTAGCAACCCCTGCCACTGCTAGCCTTTGAATAGGGTACATACATTAACCACAGCAGCCTTCTAGATGCTTTACTACACGGTGGGTAAGTTTTTGTGGCTATAAAGAAGCTTACAAAGTTATAATTGACCCCACAGCTCTTGCTGGTAACTGCCCTCTCAGTTCAGAGAGGAAATTTAAATTCTGCTatgtgattttttgtgtgtgtgtgtctccaagTCCCCATTAGGCCAGTTCGCTGCAGTTCATAATTGACAGCTGTCTTAATATCAAGTTTTATTGCTACTCCTTCTTATATGTAGTGGTACTTAAATGTTTATCAGAAAATTAATCTTCTATTGTCTTCCTGTTATATTTTAATGGAGgtgaaataataaacattttaagaataagGCACATAAGTGTCTGGATTTTGTAAGGCTAAAGGATGTCAGATTTTGAAGATTATGGCCTCTGCATTCCCATAAGTCAGCATCTTTCACATTGAATCCTTCTAAGCTCTTGCTTATTTCTGGCTAGTATGAGGCATAACCTATTATTATTGATAAGAGTGAAAGTTAACAGATATCATTAGACTATATGATAATGCTGGGATCATTTTCCCTTATGCTCTAGTGGCAAGAATCTGATGAGATGGATTCTCTGTAGCTATGCTGTAGATAGTGTAAAATGGCATACCCTTTCTGAAAATCAATTTGGCAATATGGATGAAAAGTTCTAAAAATACTAATGATCTTTCAGTCAGTAACTACATTTCCAAGAATCTGTCTGGaggaaatcagaaatgaagataaatatttatgtatgtatgagtCTAATATGGGATTCTTTACTATCACAGCATTATAATgcataataaataagaaaaaatgttaaaatatgctATGTTCACATATTGGAATATATACAGACACTTAGACTGATGCTTAAGAGTTTTTTACTGACAGGAAACAATTTTTATAATACTATTCAAAAATGGAAGGGTTTTAAATTGTACATCTAGCTGTAGTCTCAGATATGTtaagtatatatgcatataaagatgggaaagaaagacactaataataataataataaagacacaactaataataattatttctgaGTAATGGAGCTATGattgaatattaatattttttcatattttttgtatACCCCTAACTTTCTGTAAAAGTTATAACTGGGGGGGaagctgttttaaaaacaaaagatgtttCTCAATAAACAAGTGGATAATATGTGGTATTAcccacagaatggaatattatgcagcaatAAAAGGAGTAAAGTTCTGATACACATTAAACACAcataaatcttgaaaacaagctaagtgaagtaagtcagacatgAAAGGACAACTATTTTATGATTCCACTTCCATGAAATATCTGTAACAGGTAAGACAAAGAAAAAGTAGGTTAGAAATTATCAGAGGCTGGGAGAAAGAGGAATGAGGAGTTATTACTtctaatgggtacagagtttcttctttttttaaaaaaagtatttattgagctgTGCTGAGTCTCCGTTGTAGCACTTGGAATCTGtagttgccgcatgtgggatctagttccccacccagggatcgaacccaggccccctgcattgggactgcagagtcccagccactggaccaccaggcaagtccccggGTACAGAGTTTCTATTTGGGATTATGAAAAATTGTGGAAATAGACAATGGTGCTGGTTGTAAAACACTGTGAGTGTaattaatgtcactgaattgtatacttacaAATGCTTAAAATGGAAATCTAATTCTGGAGCTCTCCAGTGGACTGATGAGTGTGAACTTTTAAAAGCAACCTATATAATTCTGAAAAAAAGTGGTCCCAAGACCAATCTGAGAACTAATGAAGCAAATATAGTAATGACAAAATTTTGTGGAAATAATAGTTTCAGTGAGgtgggaaagaaaaggagacaccaaaagaaataaggataaaacaaaggaggagaaagggcaaGAAGCAAAGCACAAAATTTTAAGGAGAGTGTTGGCAAATGCTACAGAGTATCAGTGAAATGATGATGAAGAGGAAGCAGGATAACAGGTGAAAtcatctgtaaaagaaaaaaggaaaaaaaaaagaaaaaaggaaaaaaaaaagaaaaaagaaaaaagggtagggcattccctggcagtccatattaacaaactgaggAATAAAAAGCATAGGACATCTCAACAGATGCTGAAAAAGCtcctgataaaattcaacatccatttacaTTGAGAACTCTCCAGAATGTGGGCATATAGGTGACTTACtgcaacataataaaggccacatatgataaacccacagttaacatcatactcaatggtgaaaagctgaaagcatttcctttaaaatcaggaacaagacagggatactcactctcaccatttttattcaacatagttttggaagtcccagccacagcaatcagaaaagaaaaagagaaaaaaaaggaatccaaaatggaaaaaaagtcataaaactgtcactgtttgctgatgacatgaCAGTAGTATtcaaagaaaatcctaaagatgtcaCTGAAAAATTACTatagctcatcaatgaatttggtaaagttgcaggatacaaaattaatatacagaaatctgttacatttctatacactaatatgaaatatcagaaagagaaattaaggaaacaatcccatttactatcacatcaaaaagaataaaatacctaggaataaacctccCTAGGGAGGCAAAAGATCTATACTCTAAAAACTATTAtgatgctaatgaaagaaattgaagataacaCAAACAGATGAGAAGATATCATATTCTTGGATTGGGAGGCCATACTTGTCAAAATGACCACAtcacccaaggcaatctatagattcaatacaatccctatcaaattaacaaTGGTGTTTTTCATGgaactggaacaaaaaaatttttaacttgtaTGGAAATTAAAGATcctgaatagtcaaaacaatcttgaggaagaagaatggagctggaggaatcaagctccttgacttcagactacattacaaagctacagtaatcaaaacagttgatactaggtttccctggtggtccagtggttaagaatctgcctcataatgcaagggacactggttcgatccctggtccaggaagatcccacatgacacagggCAACAaaacccatgtaccacaactattgagcccatactctggagcccatgagctgcaatgactgagcccatgcaccacaactactgaagtctgtgcacctacagcccatgctccacaacaaagaagccaccacaatgagaagccagtgcccCACAAacacagagtagcccctgctcactgcaactagagaaagcctacacatAGAacgaaaacccagtgcagccattaaaaaaaaaactgcatgatACCGGcaagaaaacagacacacagatcaatggaagagaattggaaatccagaaataaacccacgcacTTTTGGTTAATTAacctatgacaaagaaggcaaaaatatacaatgggaaaaaagacaGTGGGAAAACCGGAcatctacatgtaaaagaacacaccatatacaaaaataaactcaaaatggattaaagatctaaatgtaagactggatactatataactcctagaggaaaacccAGGTAGAACACTCCTCAATGTAATTTCAGCATTATTTGTTTGGATCTgactcctagagtaatggaaataaaaacaaaaataaacaaatgagacctaattaaactcaaaaacttttgcacagcaaaggaaaccataaacaaaatgaaaaggcagcctaatcaatgggagaaaatatttacaaatgttatcaACAAGGGATCAGTTTCCAAAATAAACAGCTTAatatcaaaaccaaaacaaaaaccaaataaccTAATCAacaaatggacagaagacctaaatagacatttcttcaaagaagatattatACAGATGGCCAgaaggcacatggaaagatgttcaatactgctaaatattagagaaatgcaagttaaaactacaatgaagtatcacctcataagccatcattaaaaagcctacaaataataaatgctggagaggctgtagagaaaaagggaaccctcctacatgggagtgtaaattggtgcatccCCTATGcagaacagtacagaggtttctcaaaaaactaaaaatagagttaccatatgatccagtaatcccattcctggacatatatctggacaaaactctaatttgaaaagatacatgtatcccaatgttcaaaGGAACACAATTTACCagagtcaagacatggaaacaacctaaacatccatcaacagatgaacagataaagaaggtgtggaatatacacacaatggaatattactcagccataaaaaggatgaaacaatgccatctgcagcaatatagatagacctagaaattatcaagttaagtgaagtaattcagtcattatatatatgactgaatcactctggtgtacatttgaaactaagacaatgttgtaaattactataattcaattttttaaatggttaaaaaattttaaatagttaaattttttttttttaattttaaatggttaaaaaaggATTTGCACATAGGGAAcagaaaaaaaggttaaaatggcAGATTTTATGCTATGTTTATTTC
This portion of the Cervus canadensis isolate Bull #8, Minnesota chromosome 2, ASM1932006v1, whole genome shotgun sequence genome encodes:
- the BTF3L4 gene encoding transcription factor BTF3 homolog 4 isoform X1 yields the protein MNQEKLAKLQAQVRIGGKGTARRKKKVVHRTATADDKKLQSSLKKLAVNNIAGIEEVNMIKDDGTVIHFNNPKVQASLSANTFAITGHAEAKPITEMLPGILSQLGADSLTSLRKLAEQFPRQVLDSKTPKPEDIDEEEDDVPDLVENFDEASKNEAN
- the BTF3L4 gene encoding transcription factor BTF3 homolog 4 isoform X2, which produces MIKDDGTVIHFNNPKVQASLSANTFAITGHAEAKPITEMLPGILSQLGADSLTSLRKLAEQFPRQVLDSKTPKPEDIDEEEDDVPDLVENFDEASKNEAN